DNA sequence from the Malus sylvestris chromosome 10, drMalSylv7.2, whole genome shotgun sequence genome:
CATAATTCTACTACCTCAAACACCCCACCAGACAGTCCTACTAACTTAACCTAGGCCCATTCAAGTCTAATCACCGGATCCAAACTTTcaaaaagcaaaattaaaaaaaaataaaacaaaattacaaaattcaaTTGAAAAATTGCAAGAAAATTGAACTCGGAATTGGGCAAGGAAACATACCATAGTTCGCCAGTAGCTCAGGAATCCGACATGCAAGTCGAAGTGATATGAATTGTAATAGCAGTGATTAGCTTAATCACTGTTAAGGGTTAATTAGATTTAATGTAATGTTTATGAGTATTATGTTGTAATTGGGCCAGCTAGTTAAGTTCCGACAAGTTTGTCTCTTGGATAAGATCAGCGACAATGGGGTTTAACCAACACAGGGTTGTCGAGGAAGGGGCATCAGCTAAGGTTTATACAGGGTCTCTGCCCTTTGGTGGAGAAGTGGCAGTGAAAAGGTTTGAGAGGGCTGATGGGATCGCTAGTCTGCATAATCCTTTTACCACGGAGTTTGCAACTATGGTGGGTTGTTTGCGGCACAAGAATCTGATTCAGCTTCATGGGTGGTGCTGTGATGGTAACAAGTTAGTCCTGGTGTACGAGTACATGCCCAACGGAAGCCTCAACAAAGTtctccacaaaagcttcaattcAGCAATTGTTCTATCTTGGAAGCACAATTGAAACAAGTTATACCGATGAAGAGTGTAATTTTGGCACTTGTCACAGTAAAGCAAAGCATCTTCGGTACCTTTGTCCCCACACGTTTGACAAACAGTCACCTGCATCTAGTACACCATAACCAACGTTAGCGTTTTTCTTCACTATTTATTAATAAATAGGCACAAAATAACAACAATCGGAAGTCCCACAGCCCAAACCAAATATATACTTGCAAAATACTAACTGCATATAAGAAACCAAACAGAAGAAGCTTAAAGTATAAGGTGATGCggatgtaaaatataaatttcaCCCATTCAACCCTTAAATCATATGAACAATCCAAagttccaaaattaaaaaaacacatGTTTCCATTTGCCCTTAATCTTTGGGTCAGCCAAAAAAGGAGTTACTTCGCAAACCTTGACATTTAGACAAAGGTTACCATTAAAAACATCTATTTAATACCCCCGAATCCAATAACAACTACTACACCAATGAACTAATAAACCCATTTTTATTGTATACGAATTGGAACAGTGGAAGGTGTCAACTAAAAGCAGCCATGAGTATTGGATGGctagtgaagttaggctagtcaactttctttatgtaaattaggcaagttaggtaagttaggcaagttaggcaagttaggcaaagtTAGGTCCTAtgtcttctttctttccctatatatatgtccATCTTGTAATGAGAAATAATCATCTAATATATCAAGAAATTAACTCTATTTTggcatggtatcagagccattctGATCCAAATAGAGTTTCTATTCTGATTCACTTACTGGCACTACTGCCATCTACCCAATAAGACCTGCTATTCTGCAGGTCTTCTACTTTCATACCAACCCAATCTTACTCTTTTTTTCATTTGGCCATATCTACCAACATTATTACCCATATCCAGCTTGTTGACCATACATATTCCGCTGCATCTTTTCCCATATTCTTCCCATTTGCAGTATCTCtgcaaaacccagaaatctttccacaaaaaaaaaaaaatatactacCCAATACCCCATAAGCCATACCCGTTGGAATCACCCAACAAATTTACCCATAACCTCTGAGGCAGTAATAATGGGTGACTCCAAGACCACTGTTTCAGCTACTGTTACTTAAAGTGATATGTCTCTACATATCACCCCAGACAAGTTGGATGGGTCCAACTATTCCTCATGGTCCCAAAGTGTCCGCATCTACATCACTGGCAGAGGTAAATGGTCTTATGTTAGTGGAACAAAAATGGCACCAGCAGAAGCTGATGCATTGTATGCTATATGGGAGGAAGAGAATGCCATGGTTCAATCTTGGTTACTCAACTCCATGACCAGAGATGTACGGGCCATTTTTCTCCGACTCTCTACTGCAAAAGATGTTTGGGATGCTGTTACCCAAACTTACTCAATTGAAAAAGATGCATCAAAGTTATACGAACTTCGCCGTCAAGCACTGGCGACTCGCCAGAATGGAGAACCTTTATCTGCATATTATGGTAAACTTCAGCAAATATGGCAAGAAATTGATTTCTTGCGTCCTGGAAAATTGAAGTGCGCTGCTGATATTGCTACCCGAGAGACAGAAATTTCGGAAGAAAGATTGTATGATTTTCTGGCTGGTCTTGATCCTCATTTAGATCATGTTCGCAGTCAAGTTTTGACTCAAACAACTCTGCCTTCTGTTCGTGCTGCTTATGCTCTTGTGAATGCTGAAGCAAGTAGGCAAACCATTATGTTGGTTGGCCCACAAGTGGAAGGATCCGCCATGGTAGCTGCTCCGTCTCGATTTCCCCGTGGAGTCTCCAATTCTCGATTAGGTGGATCCAAAACTACTGATACAAGGAAGTGTACTTATTGTGACAAGGATAAGCATACTAGAGACACTTGCTTCAAGCTGCATGGATATCCTGATTGGTGGgttcaaaagaaggaaaatcaaaagaaaggcATTGGTGGATCACAAGCACACCTGACACCAACGCCTTCCATACCTCGGGTGGATCGATCTGCTCACTTAGTTTCTCCAACTGCTGCTTCTACTTCCTTAGTCGATGCAGGTAACTTTGGTTTTGCCTTGAACACTACAATTGTTCCTCCCAATAAACCTTGGATCATTGATTCAGGGGCTTCTGACCACATGACCAATAACTCTACATGGTTTGTTTCTCACACTACTCCACCTTTAAATACCGTTAAAGTTGCTAATGGTATTTCTACTCCAGTGCTTGGAGCAGGCTCCATCTCATTAACACCAGGCTTATCTCTCTCATCTGTTTTACATGTTCCTAAACTTTCTCACAATTTGCTTTCCATTGGTAAACTTACAAATCAACTAAACTGTCTTGCCATCTTTTCTCCTACCCATTGTTGGTTTCAGGATATTCGAACGAAAGCATTGATTGGTCATGGTAGAGAGAGGGGAGGTCTATACTACTTGGACTTACCACCAGATTGTGAGAAGACAAGTTACAGTTGTCAAGTGGAGGCCAAACAATTTGAAGCTTCTGAAAAAATTTTGTTATGGCACAAAAGATTGGGACACCCTTCCTTTCAGTACCTACAATATCTATtcccttctttattttctaaagTCAAAGTTTCTAATTTCCATTGTGAAACTTGCATTCTTTCTAAAAATCATCGTGTCTCATTTCCTTTAAGTTCCCATAAAAGTAATGTTCCTTTCTCTCTTATtcattctgatgtttggggaccattTCATATTCCTACTTATACTGGTGCTAAATACTTTGTTTCCTTCATTGATGACTGCACTCGAGTTTCTTGGGTATACTTACTAAAAAATAAGAGTGAGGTTATGTCTATTTTTCCAATCTTTCATCAAATGATTCAAACCCAATTTCATGTTAAAATTCAAGTCGTTCGATCTGATAATGGGAAAGAATATTTGAATTATGGACTTGGAACATTTTTTCAACAACACGATATCATTCATCAAACATCATGTCCACATACTCCTCAACAGAACGGTATAGCAGAACGTAAAAATCGTCATCTCTTGGATGTGGCTCGCTCTTTATGTTCTGCTATGCAAGTTCCTAAACGTTTTTGGGGCGATGCCATTCACACAGCTGTTTTTCTTATCAATCGCATGCCATCACGTGTTCTCCAATTTCAAACACCTATCCAAACCCTTTCCCAATATCATTCTCTTCCTTCACTCCTTCATATTCCTCCAAAAGTGTTTGGTTGTGTCTGCTACGTTCACATCCCCATGCAAAATCGGGATAAGTTGGATCCTAGAGCCATCAAATGTGTGTTTATTGGCTATTCTGCTACTCAGAAAGGGTATCGATGTTACTATCCTCCCACTGGGAAATTTTTTG
Encoded proteins:
- the LOC126587881 gene encoding uncharacterized protein LOC126587881, yielding MSLHITPDKLDGSNYSSWSQSVRIYITGRGKWSYVSGTKMAPAEADALYAIWEEENAMVQSWLLNSMTRDVRAIFLRLSTAKDVWDAVTQTYSIEKDASKLYELRRQALATRQNGEPLSAYYGKLQQIWQEIDFLRPGKLKCAADIATRETEISEERLYDFLAGLDPHLDHVRSQVLTQTTLPSVRAAYALVNAEASRQTIMLVGPQVEGSAMVAAPSRFPRGVSNSRLGGSKTTDTRKCTYCDKDKHTRDTCFKLHGYPDWWVQKKENQKKGIGGSQAHLTPTPSIPRVDRSAHLVSPTAASTSLVDAGYSNESIDWSW